From bacterium, the proteins below share one genomic window:
- a CDS encoding helix-turn-helix transcriptional regulator: AMEAGVHPIYLHRAFRKHYGQSIGEYLRILRIQSCCVQLASTNVRLADISTSAGFCDQGHFSRTFKRICGMTPMAYRRIFRTV, from the coding sequence GGCGATGGAAGCCGGAGTCCACCCGATCTATCTCCATCGAGCTTTTCGGAAACATTACGGCCAATCGATCGGTGAATATTTACGAATCTTGCGGATCCAGTCTTGCTGCGTACAACTCGCTTCCACAAATGTGCGGCTAGCTGATATCAGCACATCAGCCGGCTTTTGCGATCAAGGTCATTTTTCTCGCACGTTCAAACGAATCTGCGGCATGACTCCAATGGCGTACAGAAGGATTTTCCGCACAGTTTAA